A DNA window from Tenuifilaceae bacterium CYCD contains the following coding sequences:
- a CDS encoding DUF2807 domain-containing protein, translating into MKRTTITTLTAILMLIALTVNAQKTVSIDVKDFNGVENSISANVNLYQDANYKVEVIAPQNVIDDLKIFVEDGILKLKKKDHNFNWSSSDKVIVNVWAPNYVLLALNGSGDMLAKTAMSGKDLAIKINGSGDVKIESLKVASLSIKSNGSGDVFVAGSDAAENAELSINGSGDIDASQLSFKSISAQVNGSGDIDLWATNEIQAKIVGSGDIEIKGNPKIDAKVVGSGSIKNK; encoded by the coding sequence ATGAAAAGAACAACTATTACAACATTAACAGCAATTTTGATGCTTATTGCGTTAACCGTTAATGCTCAAAAAACGGTAAGTATCGATGTCAAAGATTTTAACGGTGTGGAAAATAGCATTTCGGCAAATGTAAACCTATACCAAGATGCCAACTACAAAGTTGAGGTTATTGCTCCACAAAATGTGATTGATGATCTTAAAATTTTTGTTGAGGACGGAATTCTTAAGCTAAAAAAGAAGGATCACAATTTCAACTGGTCATCTTCGGATAAAGTTATTGTGAATGTTTGGGCTCCAAACTATGTTCTGCTAGCACTAAACGGATCGGGAGATATGCTTGCCAAAACAGCAATGTCGGGAAAAGATTTAGCCATAAAAATCAATGGCAGCGGCGATGTTAAAATTGAATCCTTAAAAGTAGCATCCTTATCTATAAAATCGAATGGATCCGGGGATGTTTTCGTTGCTGGATCTGACGCCGCAGAAAATGCTGAGCTCAGCATTAATGGTTCGGGAGATATTGATGCCAGCCAACTATCATTCAAGAGTATTTCAGCACAAGTTAATGGTTCTGGGGATATTGATTTATGGGCAACCAACGAAATCCAAGCAAAAATAGTAGGAAGCGGGGATATCGAAATTAAAGGGAATCCAAAGATTGATGCCAAGGTTGTTGGTTCTGGAAGTATTAAAAATAAATAG
- the porX gene encoding two-component system response regulator, whose product MQVSILWVDDEIDFLKAHVIFLEQKGYRVLTASSGNEAIEFVRANQFDLVFLDENMPGLSGLDTLPLIKELKPTLPVVMVTKSEEENIMDMAVGSQIADYLIKPVNPMQILLSIKKNVHAKDLINEKQVTDFRLEFSKVSQSISSARTTTDWSDIYRKLVSWQMKLMDSSDASVKQIFDMLLAEANSEFAKFVKNNYTKWFNSQHQDKPLLSPALLRNKVFPIIDSGQSVLMILIDNLRYDQWKAIEPLLTSEWRVETDETYYGILPTATQYARNAIFSGLMPLEIQKNYPNLWVFDEEDEGKNMFEQELLNAQLQRLGKNYKTFYEKSNTLKSGQKIVDNLKEILKNNLTVLVYNFVDMMSHARTDSDMMKELAADESAYLSLTRSWFQHSDLKTLLTEASEHNVKIVITTDHGAIRVQNPIKVIGDRATSTNLRYKLGRNLNYNPKEVFEVRKPEDVHLPKPNVSSSFIFAFGNNFIAYPNNYNYYVNYYKNTFQHGGISLEEMIIPFIVLSPIK is encoded by the coding sequence ATGCAGGTAAGCATTCTTTGGGTAGATGACGAAATAGATTTCCTTAAGGCTCACGTAATCTTCCTTGAGCAGAAGGGATACAGGGTACTAACTGCCTCGAGCGGAAACGAAGCGATTGAATTTGTCCGAGCAAACCAGTTCGACTTGGTATTCCTTGATGAGAATATGCCCGGATTAAGTGGTTTGGACACCCTGCCGCTTATCAAGGAACTAAAACCTACGCTTCCAGTGGTAATGGTGACTAAAAGCGAAGAGGAAAATATAATGGATATGGCCGTGGGTTCTCAAATAGCCGATTACCTCATAAAACCTGTAAACCCCATGCAAATTCTTCTATCAATAAAAAAGAATGTGCATGCCAAGGATTTAATCAACGAAAAACAGGTTACAGATTTTAGATTGGAATTTAGCAAGGTAAGCCAAAGCATATCTTCGGCAAGAACTACAACCGATTGGTCCGACATATATCGCAAACTTGTTTCGTGGCAAATGAAACTAATGGATTCGTCCGATGCAAGCGTAAAGCAAATTTTCGATATGCTCCTAGCAGAGGCGAACTCCGAGTTTGCAAAATTTGTAAAAAACAACTACACCAAATGGTTCAATTCACAACATCAAGATAAACCTTTGCTTTCGCCCGCGCTGCTCCGCAATAAAGTTTTTCCAATTATCGATTCTGGTCAATCCGTTCTAATGATTCTTATTGACAATCTAAGATACGATCAGTGGAAAGCAATTGAACCGTTGCTTACCTCGGAGTGGAGGGTTGAAACCGATGAAACTTACTATGGTATTTTACCCACGGCCACACAGTATGCTCGCAACGCAATATTTTCAGGACTTATGCCCCTCGAAATCCAAAAGAACTACCCAAATCTGTGGGTTTTCGACGAGGAGGACGAAGGCAAAAATATGTTTGAGCAAGAACTACTCAATGCACAACTACAAAGACTAGGGAAAAACTACAAGACATTCTACGAAAAGAGTAACACGCTAAAATCGGGACAAAAAATTGTAGACAATCTCAAGGAAATACTAAAGAATAACCTTACGGTACTAGTCTACAACTTTGTAGATATGATGTCGCATGCCCGAACCGATTCAGATATGATGAAGGAACTTGCCGCCGATGAATCGGCCTACCTCTCGTTAACAAGATCTTGGTTTCAACATTCCGACCTAAAGACTCTACTAACCGAGGCATCTGAACATAACGTTAAAATTGTAATCACCACCGACCATGGCGCAATCAGGGTTCAGAATCCAATAAAAGTAATAGGCGATAGAGCCACATCAACCAATTTGCGTTACAAACTTGGAAGAAACCTGAATTACAACCCCAAAGAGGTATTCGAGGTTCGTAAACCAGAGGATGTACATCTGCCGAAACCGAATGTTAGCTCATCGTTTATATTTGCATTTGGAAATAATTTCATAGCATATCCCAACAACTACAACTATTACGTAAATTATTACAAGAACACATTTCAACATGGCGGAATATCATTAGAAGAAATGATTATTCCATTCATCGTTTTAAGTCCTATAAAATAG
- the rimM gene encoding ribosome maturation factor RimM, protein MSYAGFVEVGYIQRTHGIKGELQVSWDDSLSADPQDLESVFVEIDGIPIPFFITSTKQKSDDKTIVKFDDVDDLQSADELTGRRLLLPSDQIQEDDDLELKDLVGYTITSTSNQTIGIIEHYEEYNLNSIYYVKTPSNGEIIIPAVEDLVIEVDVDEKKVLMEIPEGLLDIYLES, encoded by the coding sequence ATGAGTTATGCCGGTTTTGTTGAAGTTGGTTATATTCAAAGAACCCATGGCATAAAGGGCGAACTCCAAGTTAGCTGGGATGATTCGTTAAGTGCTGATCCGCAAGATCTTGAATCGGTATTCGTTGAAATAGACGGAATACCGATTCCTTTTTTTATAACCTCCACCAAGCAAAAATCCGACGACAAAACCATCGTCAAATTTGATGATGTTGATGATCTCCAATCGGCAGATGAACTGACTGGAAGAAGGTTACTACTACCGTCGGATCAAATACAGGAAGATGATGACCTTGAACTAAAAGATCTGGTTGGCTACACTATAACATCCACAAGCAACCAAACCATCGGCATAATTGAGCACTACGAAGAGTACAATCTCAACTCTATATACTATGTTAAAACCCCATCCAATGGGGAAATTATTATTCCCGCAGTAGAAGATTTAGTAATAGAGGTTGATGTTGACGAAAAAAAAGTTTTAATGGAAATCCCCGAAGGATTACTTGACATTTATTTAGAAAGCTAA
- a CDS encoding capsular polysaccharide biosynthesis protein, with protein sequence MTTPIKHTPRWIVFMIDLLICLVSIVFSYFIRFEFRIGVEQMHSLEMIAPLILFVRAISFVAFRSYAGLIRYTSSKDAERIFIVVSASSVILFFVNFINYSGTQQFIIPNSILVIDFFITTIMLVGSRLFYKAVYYSIKNTDINKDNIIVVGTEQSAAALKRAIDRDTISNIRVIAFIDPHNQQEGQKIEDIDIYNTYKLDFLLQKFEVSKVIIAQKNLDPVKKTKIIDKCLNYDVKVQTIPDASAWINGELSLNQVKSVKIEDLLERPPIVLDKKRIQSYIKGKTVLVTGAAGSIGSEMVRQIAKFYPKKIILFDQAESPLYDIELELKESFHFYDFETVIGSITNEYRVKKLFDAYRPSVVFHAAAYKHVPMMENNPTEAIFNNINGTKLIADTAVAYGVEKFVMISTDKAVNPTNIMGASKRIAEIYTQTLNKTSTTNFITTRFGNVLGSNGSVIPRFHKQIEQGGPVTITHPEVTRFFMTIPEACQLVLEAGSMGQGGEIFIFDMGKSVKILDLAKKMIKLSGLTLGKDIQINFTGLRPGEKLYEELLNNQENTIPTYHPKIMIAQVQDYEPHEVFTKIDELINLLSTHNNFRLVSLMKDIVPEFVSKNSIYEDIDRHRKFVLDDRSKTA encoded by the coding sequence ATGACAACACCTATTAAGCATACACCGCGTTGGATAGTATTTATGATTGACTTGCTGATTTGTTTGGTATCAATCGTATTTTCCTATTTTATTAGATTCGAGTTTAGAATTGGGGTTGAGCAAATGCATAGCCTAGAGATGATTGCCCCTTTAATTCTTTTTGTTAGGGCTATTAGTTTTGTTGCTTTTAGGTCTTACGCGGGTTTAATAAGGTATACAAGTTCTAAGGATGCTGAGCGTATTTTTATTGTTGTTTCGGCAAGTTCGGTTATACTATTCTTTGTAAACTTTATAAACTACTCAGGAACCCAACAATTCATTATTCCAAATTCAATACTTGTAATTGATTTTTTTATTACAACCATAATGCTTGTAGGTTCCCGTCTTTTCTATAAAGCAGTATACTATTCGATTAAGAATACCGACATTAATAAGGATAATATAATAGTTGTAGGAACAGAGCAATCGGCAGCTGCTCTAAAAAGAGCAATAGATCGTGACACTATTTCAAACATTCGGGTAATTGCCTTTATTGATCCGCATAACCAGCAGGAGGGCCAAAAAATTGAGGATATAGACATTTATAACACATATAAGTTAGATTTCCTATTGCAAAAGTTTGAGGTTTCGAAGGTTATAATTGCTCAAAAAAATCTTGACCCGGTTAAGAAAACCAAGATTATTGATAAATGTCTTAATTACGATGTTAAGGTTCAGACAATTCCAGATGCATCGGCTTGGATAAATGGAGAGCTAAGCCTCAATCAGGTCAAAAGTGTAAAAATCGAGGATCTTTTGGAACGTCCTCCAATCGTGCTCGATAAAAAACGTATTCAGTCATATATAAAAGGTAAAACAGTATTGGTAACAGGTGCTGCTGGTTCCATTGGGAGTGAAATGGTGCGTCAAATAGCTAAGTTTTACCCGAAAAAGATTATTCTATTCGATCAGGCTGAATCCCCTCTTTATGATATTGAGTTGGAACTTAAAGAATCTTTTCATTTCTACGACTTTGAAACAGTAATTGGAAGTATTACAAACGAATATAGGGTTAAAAAACTTTTTGATGCGTACCGCCCAAGTGTAGTATTCCATGCTGCTGCGTATAAGCATGTCCCAATGATGGAGAATAACCCAACCGAGGCTATCTTTAACAATATAAATGGAACTAAACTTATTGCAGACACTGCGGTAGCGTACGGGGTAGAAAAGTTTGTGATGATCTCGACAGATAAAGCAGTGAACCCAACTAATATAATGGGGGCGAGCAAGCGCATTGCAGAAATCTATACTCAAACTTTAAATAAAACTAGCACCACAAATTTTATTACTACTCGTTTCGGAAATGTTTTGGGATCGAATGGATCCGTTATTCCTCGTTTTCATAAGCAGATTGAACAGGGTGGTCCAGTTACAATTACTCATCCTGAGGTTACGAGATTTTTTATGACTATTCCTGAGGCTTGCCAGTTAGTACTAGAGGCAGGATCTATGGGACAGGGTGGAGAGATATTCATTTTCGATATGGGTAAATCTGTAAAAATTCTTGATCTGGCTAAGAAAATGATAAAACTTTCCGGTTTAACGCTTGGTAAGGATATTCAGATTAATTTTACAGGATTACGCCCTGGGGAAAAACTATATGAGGAGTTGCTCAATAATCAGGAAAATACAATTCCGACCTATCATCCCAAGATAATGATTGCTCAGGTTCAGGATTATGAGCCCCACGAGGTCTTTACTAAAATTGATGAACTGATTAATTTGCTATCGACCCACAACAATTTCAGATTGGTTTCCTTGATGAAGGATATCGTTCCTGAGTTTGTTAGCAAAAATTCTATTTACGAAGATATTGATCGTCACCGAAAATTTGTTCTAGATGACCGCTCAAAAACCGCTTAA
- the ald gene encoding alanine dehydrogenase — MGRASSSIPEFPYAKGLLVQEERLEYGKKNRKLVIGIPKEADLTESRIPLTPEAVEMLVNQGHEIVIEKDAGKPANYNDKEYSEKGGQIVATPQEVYRSEIIVKVSHLIPSEFEFVRENQVIISSLHLNSTTGDYLRNLIQKKVTAIAFESIRDADGVYPVVRAMSTIAGSTSVLVAAEYLSNVNKGKGVMLGGISGITPTEVVILGAGTAAEFAARAALGLGATVKIFDNSIKRLMELQNLLGQRLYTSIFHPQVLGRVLKTADVVIGTLSPEETDQRYIISEDQVMLMKKGSVIIDLSIDKGGCFETSELRNHNNPSFIKHGVIHYCVPNITSRVARTASIAMSNVFAPMLGSMGETGGIKQQLKEDAGLRHGVYVYNGILTNDYLGRLYNLPARDINLLMAAF; from the coding sequence ATGGGACGCGCATCATCATCAATCCCCGAATTCCCCTACGCAAAGGGCTTGCTAGTACAGGAAGAACGATTGGAATACGGTAAAAAAAATCGGAAACTCGTTATTGGGATTCCCAAGGAGGCCGACTTAACCGAAAGCAGAATCCCGCTGACCCCCGAAGCCGTTGAAATGCTCGTGAATCAAGGTCACGAAATTGTCATTGAAAAAGATGCAGGGAAACCCGCAAACTACAACGATAAAGAGTACAGCGAAAAAGGTGGACAGATAGTTGCAACGCCCCAAGAGGTTTACAGGAGCGAAATCATAGTAAAGGTATCCCACCTAATTCCTTCGGAATTTGAATTTGTTAGAGAAAACCAAGTTATTATATCATCGCTACACCTCAATAGCACAACCGGCGATTATCTCCGCAATTTGATTCAGAAAAAAGTAACCGCAATAGCCTTCGAAAGCATCCGCGATGCTGATGGAGTTTACCCCGTTGTGCGAGCAATGAGTACAATTGCGGGGAGCACATCGGTTCTAGTTGCTGCTGAGTACCTGAGCAATGTCAATAAGGGAAAAGGAGTTATGCTTGGAGGTATTTCAGGAATAACACCCACCGAAGTGGTGATTCTTGGAGCCGGAACGGCAGCTGAATTTGCCGCCAGAGCGGCTCTTGGCCTTGGTGCCACTGTGAAGATTTTTGATAACTCCATCAAGCGCTTAATGGAATTGCAGAATCTGTTGGGACAACGACTTTACACCTCAATTTTTCACCCTCAGGTTCTAGGTCGCGTGCTCAAAACAGCTGATGTTGTTATAGGAACCCTCTCGCCCGAGGAAACCGACCAGCGTTACATTATTTCTGAGGATCAGGTAATGTTGATGAAAAAAGGATCGGTAATTATTGACTTGAGTATAGACAAAGGGGGATGCTTCGAAACCTCGGAACTGCGCAACCACAATAATCCATCGTTTATTAAGCACGGAGTAATCCATTACTGCGTTCCCAACATAACTTCGCGCGTGGCCAGAACCGCATCAATTGCCATGAGCAATGTATTTGCGCCAATGCTGGGCTCAATGGGCGAAACAGGCGGTATTAAGCAACAACTCAAGGAAGATGCCGGCTTGAGACATGGCGTGTATGTTTACAACGGGATTCTAACAAACGACTACCTTGGACGTTTGTACAACTTACCCGCACGCGATATTAACTTGCTGATGGCTGCCTTTTAA
- a CDS encoding tRNA (adenosine(37)-N6)-threonylcarbamoyltransferase complex ATPase subunit type 1 TsaE, with translation MHKVHISSLSTIDIAAQEIIDLIKNDRIICFYGSMGAGKTTLIKSICKLLGVTDNVASPTFALVNEYRDKNNSPIFHFDFYRINKLEEVYDFGYEEYFYGDSGICLIEWPELIDDILPTESVVKLNITVNPDQTRTVEISV, from the coding sequence ATGCATAAAGTTCACATATCAAGTTTATCCACAATAGATATAGCGGCCCAAGAAATCATAGATCTCATTAAGAATGATCGAATCATCTGTTTTTACGGCTCAATGGGCGCAGGAAAAACCACTCTAATAAAGTCCATCTGCAAATTGCTTGGGGTAACAGATAATGTAGCCAGTCCAACATTTGCTCTAGTAAACGAATATCGAGATAAAAACAACTCGCCTATATTTCACTTTGATTTTTACAGAATAAATAAGTTGGAAGAGGTTTACGACTTTGGATACGAGGAGTACTTTTATGGCGATAGCGGCATATGCCTCATAGAGTGGCCCGAACTTATTGATGATATACTGCCAACCGAAAGCGTTGTGAAGTTGAATATAACCGTAAATCCAGACCAAACTCGCACGGTGGAAATTTCCGTTTGA
- a CDS encoding threonylcarbamoyl-AMP synthase: protein MNIDSADIQKAFDVLRSGGIILYPTDTIWGIGCDATNPAAVEKIYSLKQRSDSKSMIVLVDVPGRIPSYVADVPDIAWDLIDLADKPLTLIFQNAKNLAPNLVAHDGSVGIRVANHDFCQRLIQRFGKPIVSTSANVSGQPSPRNYIEIAEEIKDGVDYIVPEVYNAPLSDKPSSIIAVGEGGVIKVIRE, encoded by the coding sequence ATGAATATCGACAGTGCCGACATCCAAAAGGCTTTCGACGTGCTAAGGTCGGGTGGAATAATCCTTTACCCCACCGATACCATTTGGGGTATTGGTTGCGATGCTACAAACCCAGCGGCTGTTGAAAAAATCTACAGTCTCAAGCAGCGTTCCGATAGCAAAAGCATGATAGTGCTGGTTGATGTTCCGGGTCGGATTCCTTCGTACGTTGCCGATGTTCCCGATATTGCCTGGGATTTAATTGACCTGGCCGATAAGCCGTTGACTCTAATTTTTCAGAATGCCAAGAATCTTGCGCCTAATCTTGTGGCGCATGATGGCAGTGTTGGCATTCGGGTTGCAAATCACGATTTTTGCCAGCGATTAATTCAGCGTTTTGGAAAGCCCATAGTGTCCACCTCTGCCAATGTTTCTGGACAGCCATCTCCGAGAAATTATATCGAGATAGCCGAGGAAATTAAAGATGGAGTTGATTACATAGTTCCAGAAGTTTACAATGCCCCATTATCCGATAAGCCTTCGAGCATTATTGCCGTTGGCGAAGGCGGTGTAATTAAAGTTATTCGCGAGTAA
- a CDS encoding acyl-CoA thioester hydrolase, which translates to MTAQKPLNFHHKLPIQVRFNDIDRLEHVNNSIYQQYFDLGKVAYFDEVLQEHMDWDVEGLVLASISIDFLIPIKKYDKIEVRSKVFEIGNKSLKMRQDIFNHTTGQFASSSRSIMVNFNNSLGKTLPIPQKWREKIACFENDLAF; encoded by the coding sequence ATGACCGCTCAAAAACCGCTTAATTTTCACCACAAACTTCCCATTCAGGTACGTTTTAATGATATTGACAGGCTGGAGCATGTCAATAACTCTATATATCAGCAGTACTTCGATTTAGGGAAGGTTGCATATTTCGATGAGGTTTTGCAGGAGCATATGGATTGGGATGTTGAGGGCTTGGTTTTGGCAAGCATTTCAATCGACTTTTTAATACCCATCAAAAAGTACGATAAGATTGAGGTTCGGAGCAAAGTGTTTGAGATTGGGAACAAAAGTCTAAAAATGCGACAGGATATATTTAACCATACAACCGGGCAGTTTGCCTCGTCGAGTAGGTCTATAATGGTGAATTTTAATAATTCATTGGGCAAAACATTGCCTATTCCTCAGAAATGGAGAGAAAAAATTGCCTGTTTTGAAAATGATTTAGCTTTCTAA
- a CDS encoding CDP-glycerol--glycerophosphate glycerophosphotransferase, giving the protein MKPLHDELAKNNHRVLWYIPDRIKGNCPFLNDIEYTNSINELYKFQSDAIFVPGNEVPHYLRGVKVQIFHGLAGEKKGHFRIRQYFDLYLTQGPYFTDRFKQLAAKHRNFEVVETGWCKLDTLFSNHEVYLAEKQALLTNGGKKTLVLFAPTFSPSLTCAVEAKDKIFEIADNEDVLILIKFHDLMNAQLADEYRQLALTRSNVKVVDDRNILKYLVMCDIMVSDTSSVVYEFVLLNKPVVTVNSKSTNINWRDISSSDLLHDALMEEIEKDSFKDIRKNTIEQYHPYSDGKSSARMIAAVEEYITRHGVPACRKLNFYRRYKMNKMFGRKPQ; this is encoded by the coding sequence ATGAAGCCCCTGCACGATGAGTTGGCAAAAAACAACCATAGGGTTTTATGGTATATCCCCGATAGAATTAAAGGCAACTGCCCATTCCTGAACGATATTGAATACACAAATTCGATTAATGAATTGTATAAATTCCAGAGCGACGCAATATTTGTTCCGGGTAACGAGGTTCCTCATTACCTGAGAGGGGTAAAGGTGCAGATTTTTCATGGGTTGGCAGGGGAGAAGAAGGGGCATTTCCGGATAAGGCAGTATTTTGACCTGTACCTGACGCAGGGCCCATACTTTACTGATAGATTTAAGCAGTTAGCCGCTAAGCATCGCAACTTTGAGGTTGTGGAGACTGGTTGGTGTAAGTTGGATACCTTGTTTTCGAACCATGAGGTGTACCTGGCCGAGAAACAGGCGTTGTTGACTAATGGCGGAAAGAAAACCTTGGTGCTTTTTGCGCCAACATTCTCGCCATCGCTTACCTGTGCGGTTGAGGCAAAGGATAAAATCTTCGAAATTGCCGATAACGAGGATGTTCTTATTCTTATCAAGTTTCACGATTTAATGAATGCTCAGCTTGCCGATGAGTACAGGCAGTTGGCATTAACCCGTTCGAATGTTAAGGTTGTGGACGATAGGAATATTCTGAAGTACCTTGTGATGTGCGATATCATGGTAAGCGATACATCGTCGGTGGTGTATGAGTTTGTTTTGTTGAATAAACCTGTAGTTACAGTCAATTCCAAATCGACAAACATAAATTGGCGCGATATTTCCAGTAGCGATTTGCTCCACGATGCATTGATGGAGGAAATTGAAAAGGATAGCTTTAAGGATATTCGAAAAAACACCATTGAGCAGTACCACCCGTATTCCGATGGAAAATCGTCGGCAAGGATGATTGCTGCGGTGGAGGAATATATAACTCGGCATGGAGTTCCTGCTTGCCGAAAACTTAATTTTTACCGGCGGTATAAGATGAACAAGATGTTTGGCCGGAAACCACAATAG
- a CDS encoding glycosyl transferase yields the protein MPKISAVIITYNEEEKIERCIRSVQGVADEVVVVDSNSTDRTGEICKSLGVRFVLQAFLGYREQKNFATSLAEYDYILSLDADEALSEELKQSILAVKNDWKFDGYSFNRLNNYCGQWIYHCNWYPDRKIRLFDRRKGAWGGLNLHELVKMEQGATFSFLKGDLLHWVHTSVDEHIEKANRFSTIGAREYFNAGKKATFLSAIHHFFWRFFKSYIIKGGFRDGYYGFVICIISSYTTFLKYMKLRLLIINEKEKQSGKTKENKVNIAS from the coding sequence ATGCCAAAAATTTCAGCAGTAATTATTACCTACAACGAGGAGGAGAAAATTGAGCGCTGCATTCGATCGGTTCAGGGCGTAGCCGACGAGGTGGTTGTGGTCGATTCGAACTCTACCGACAGAACTGGCGAAATTTGTAAAAGCCTTGGCGTGCGCTTTGTGCTTCAGGCCTTTTTGGGCTACCGCGAGCAGAAAAACTTTGCCACATCGCTGGCCGAGTACGACTATATTCTTTCGCTGGACGCCGACGAGGCTCTTTCCGAAGAGTTGAAACAATCGATACTTGCGGTTAAAAATGATTGGAAGTTCGATGGGTACTCATTCAATCGTCTGAATAATTACTGCGGCCAATGGATTTACCATTGCAATTGGTATCCCGACAGGAAAATTCGCCTTTTCGATAGGCGTAAGGGCGCATGGGGCGGCCTAAATCTTCATGAGTTGGTGAAAATGGAACAGGGCGCAACATTCAGTTTTCTTAAGGGCGATTTGCTGCACTGGGTTCACACCTCGGTGGACGAGCATATTGAGAAGGCCAACCGATTTTCGACCATTGGCGCCAGGGAGTACTTTAATGCTGGCAAAAAGGCCACATTCCTATCCGCCATCCATCATTTCTTCTGGCGTTTCTTTAAATCCTATATTATCAAGGGTGGATTTAGGGATGGTTACTACGGTTTTGTTATTTGTATAATTTCGTCGTATACAACTTTCCTAAAATATATGAAGCTCCGGTTACTGATTATTAATGAAAAGGAGAAACAGAGCGGAAAAACAAAAGAAAACAAGGTAAATATAGCCTCATAA
- the rpsP gene encoding 30S ribosomal protein S16, whose amino-acid sequence MPVKIRLSRHGRKKLPYYHIVVTDSRAPRDGRYIERIGSYNPLTNPATIELNFDRALDWLQKGAQPTDTCRAILSYKGVMIKKHLLDGVRKGAITLDTAEAKFQAWMTEKDAKVKAKVDTLAKDKRDALKQRLDAESKVREVRAQEIAKKRAEMAAKEASAPAEAAEENTEAANPEA is encoded by the coding sequence ATGCCTGTAAAAATCAGACTAAGCCGTCATGGTAGGAAGAAACTTCCCTACTACCACATTGTGGTAACGGATAGCAGGGCGCCACGAGATGGCAGATACATTGAGAGGATTGGCTCGTACAATCCACTTACTAATCCTGCTACTATTGAATTAAATTTTGATAGGGCATTAGATTGGCTGCAAAAAGGCGCTCAACCTACCGACACCTGTAGGGCTATCCTTTCGTATAAGGGTGTTATGATTAAAAAACATCTGCTTGATGGCGTTCGCAAAGGTGCTATCACCTTGGATACCGCCGAAGCAAAGTTCCAAGCATGGATGACAGAGAAAGATGCTAAGGTTAAAGCTAAAGTTGACACTCTGGCAAAAGACAAACGCGATGCATTGAAGCAACGTCTTGATGCTGAATCCAAGGTTCGCGAAGTTCGCGCCCAGGAAATAGCAAAAAAACGTGCCGAGATGGCTGCTAAGGAAGCCTCAGCTCCTGCTGAGGCTGCTGAGGAGAACACCGAAGCTGCAAACCCTGAAGCATAG